The following are encoded in a window of Bacillota bacterium genomic DNA:
- the cas5 gene encoding CRISPR-associated protein Cas5: MQVLIFDLRGSIGHFRRPDTTVTHASYPFITRTVLSGLLASILGLERLQGENWFGLQLLSRVQTVSQEMSMHGKGWLFGGDQNFNRPTAIELVVNPYYRVYYAGDSLDSLAASIKGNRSRYHTYLGSAYCLTFPRFRAVVDAEDMLLSSDEVLETRTVLPSHAISRLIPCEGSEYGRVGGMQYEHVGDRRFRGTINIVYEVAGRPIRLKPAQTVAEQARPYRFLRLSTGEVICLW, translated from the coding sequence TTGCAGGTTCTCATATTCGATCTCCGGGGCAGCATTGGCCACTTCCGCAGGCCGGACACCACGGTGACACACGCATCGTACCCGTTCATAACCCGCACCGTGCTGTCCGGACTACTGGCGTCCATACTCGGGCTGGAGCGCCTTCAGGGAGAGAACTGGTTCGGCTTGCAGTTGCTCTCTCGCGTCCAGACAGTATCTCAGGAGATGTCGATGCACGGCAAGGGATGGCTTTTCGGCGGCGACCAGAACTTCAACAGACCAACGGCCATAGAACTAGTCGTGAACCCTTACTACCGTGTGTACTATGCCGGGGATAGTCTCGATAGTCTCGCAGCGTCGATCAAGGGAAACAGGTCACGTTACCATACGTATCTAGGGAGCGCCTACTGCCTCACATTCCCGAGGTTCCGTGCGGTTGTTGATGCTGAAGACATGCTCCTCTCGTCCGACGAAGTGCTCGAGACGCGTACCGTCCTACCGAGTCACGCGATCTCCCGGCTCATTCCTTGTGAGGGCTCAGAGTACGGGCGTGTCGGCGGGATGCAGTATGAGCACGTGGGCGACCGGAGGTTCCGAGGAACGATAAACATCGTCTATGAAGTGGCAGGGCGGCCCATCAGACTTAAGCCCGCGCAGACTGTCGCGGAACAGGCAAGACCATATAGGTTCCTGAGGCTCAGCACGGGAGAGGTGATCTGCCTTTGGTAG